One genomic region from Methanocaldococcus fervens AG86 encodes:
- a CDS encoding ATP-binding protein, protein MRFYDREKELNYLKTYVQLEPNSILFVYGPKSSGKTTVMLRVIEELSNNDDLVFFYYDLRRYATPTKEEFLNIFFEKGDKKYLLNKLEINLKIFKFGVEEKFDFNNIKLNDVFDRIYEGIEAVIKDNKKPVLVIDELQKLKNIYFNEGKSLLNELFNLFVHLTKVRHFCHVICLTSDTLFIEEIYKNSTLKNASEYYLIDWLSKETIKNILKEEGFSEEEISYCLNYLSLPYEISQLINNKKLGLSDEETIKKWVNVEADGLRFLIANMPDDLDENKIYEILIKFRDKIKVNDYEIIKRELIKEFKFLVENEILFYDVINGIIKPTSIIEWHAIKEILDNR, encoded by the coding sequence ATGAGATTTTATGATAGGGAGAAAGAACTTAACTATTTAAAAACCTATGTCCAATTAGAACCAAACTCTATTTTATTCGTTTATGGTCCTAAGTCATCTGGTAAAACAACAGTAATGCTTAGGGTTATTGAAGAATTATCCAATAATGATGATTTAGTATTTTTCTATTATGATTTGAGGAGGTATGCTACTCCAACAAAAGAAGAGTTTTTAAATATATTTTTTGAAAAAGGAGATAAAAAATACTTATTAAACAAATTAGAAATTAACTTAAAGATATTTAAGTTTGGTGTTGAGGAGAAGTTTGATTTTAATAATATAAAGTTAAATGACGTATTTGATAGGATTTATGAAGGAATTGAAGCAGTTATTAAAGATAATAAAAAGCCAGTTTTAGTTATAGACGAATTACAAAAATTAAAAAATATTTACTTCAACGAAGGAAAATCTTTATTAAATGAATTATTCAACCTCTTTGTTCATCTAACCAAAGTAAGACATTTCTGCCATGTAATTTGTTTAACTTCTGATACTTTATTTATTGAAGAAATATACAAAAACTCAACATTAAAAAATGCTTCTGAGTATTATTTAATTGACTGGTTAAGTAAGGAAACTATAAAAAATATTTTAAAAGAGGAAGGATTTAGTGAGGAGGAAATAAGTTATTGTTTAAATTATTTATCCTTACCTTATGAAATCTCCCAACTGATAAATAATAAAAAACTTGGCTTGTCAGATGAAGAGACCATAAAAAAATGGGTTAATGTTGAAGCAGATGGGTTGAGGTTTTTAATAGCAAATATGCCAGATGATTTAGATGAAAATAAAATATATGAAATTTTAATTAAATTTAGAGATAAGATTAAAGTCAATGACTATGAGATTATTAAGAGGGAGTTAATAAAAGAATTTAAGTTTTTAGTAGAAAATGAAATATTATTTTATGACGTAATAAATGGAATAATAAAACCCACATCCATTATAGAATGGCATGCCATAAAAGAGATTTTAGATAATAGGTGA
- the serS gene encoding serine--tRNA ligase — protein sequence MKLTFDLDGKIIFSKELDDEAKKAVEEILKNADSIFLRGVPKGKEDEASKIKSYEFEGNTLKLKIVSGTYTRAHEGLIRLRKPLAEKLGRNFRIGVRGIEINNYVITIETDEDKAKKLDGIKVPECEAKVEGNKIILAFKNIGEGELKRNIIDRAIKFVKMELEKEEEDLTFKVCKIPPGTVVSEYKAKRKITFDKDPTDVAEKLGWVKKFPGRGQWFYTPPITALFRALEELIVEEVVKKIGFQECLFPKLIPLEIMYKMRYLEGLPEGMYYVCPPKREPELFKEFVNEMMIKKEIPIEKLKNLLREPSYVLAPAQCEPFYQFFEGEVIDVDRPVMFFDRSGWTYRWEGGGARGLDRVNEFLRVECVWIGSPEFVEETRDKTLKYAEKLAQKLDLEYWVEVGDDPFYLEGRKKEDRGIEFPEVPKYEMRLWLPHIKDERKGVAVTSANVHGTHFVEGFRIKDYKGRKVWTGCTGYGITRWVVGYLAQYGFDFDDWHPIIKKKIEKLPEVPQLITWPKKDE from the coding sequence ATGAAGCTAACATTTGATTTAGATGGGAAGATTATATTTAGCAAAGAATTAGATGATGAGGCAAAAAAAGCAGTAGAGGAGATTTTAAAAAACGCAGATAGTATTTTTTTAAGGGGAGTTCCAAAAGGCAAAGAAGATGAGGCATCAAAAATAAAAAGTTATGAGTTTGAAGGCAACACTTTAAAATTAAAGATTGTCTCTGGAACTTACACAAGAGCCCACGAAGGTTTAATTAGATTAAGAAAGCCATTAGCTGAAAAATTGGGGAGGAATTTTAGGATTGGAGTTAGAGGGATTGAGATAAACAATTATGTAATAACAATTGAAACAGATGAAGATAAAGCTAAAAAATTAGATGGCATTAAAGTTCCAGAGTGTGAGGCAAAAGTTGAAGGAAACAAAATTATATTGGCATTTAAGAATATTGGGGAGGGTGAATTAAAGAGGAATATTATTGATAGGGCAATAAAATTTGTAAAAATGGAATTGGAGAAGGAAGAAGAGGACTTAACATTCAAAGTTTGTAAAATACCTCCCGGGACAGTAGTTAGCGAATACAAAGCAAAGAGAAAGATAACGTTTGACAAAGACCCAACAGATGTGGCTGAAAAACTTGGATGGGTTAAAAAATTTCCTGGAAGAGGGCAATGGTTTTATACTCCACCAATTACTGCCTTGTTTAGAGCTTTGGAAGAGTTGATAGTTGAAGAGGTTGTTAAAAAGATTGGATTTCAAGAGTGCTTATTCCCAAAGCTCATTCCATTGGAGATTATGTATAAGATGAGATACTTGGAGGGATTACCAGAGGGAATGTATTATGTTTGCCCACCAAAGAGAGAGCCAGAGTTATTTAAAGAGTTTGTAAATGAGATGATGATTAAAAAAGAAATTCCAATTGAAAAATTAAAAAATTTGTTAAGGGAGCCAAGTTATGTTTTAGCCCCAGCCCAATGTGAGCCGTTCTATCAATTCTTTGAAGGGGAGGTTATAGATGTTGATAGACCGGTTATGTTCTTTGATAGAAGTGGATGGACATACAGATGGGAAGGAGGGGGAGCGAGAGGTTTAGATAGAGTTAATGAGTTTTTAAGGGTAGAGTGTGTTTGGATTGGAAGCCCAGAGTTTGTTGAAGAAACAAGGGACAAAACATTAAAATATGCTGAAAAGTTAGCTCAAAAACTTGATTTAGAGTATTGGGTTGAGGTTGGAGATGACCCATTTTATTTGGAGGGAAGGAAGAAGGAAGATAGAGGAATTGAATTCCCAGAAGTTCCAAAGTATGAGATGAGGTTGTGGCTACCACATATAAAAGATGAAAGGAAAGGGGTTGCTGTTACATCAGCAAATGTGCATGGAACACACTTCGTTGAAGGATTTAGAATTAAGGACTATAAAGGAAGAAAGGTTTGGACTGGTTGCACTGGATATGGAATAACAAGGTGGGTTGTTGGTTATTTAGCTCAATATGGGTTTGATTTTGATGACTGGCATCCAATAATAAAGAAAAAAATTGAGAAGTTGCCAGAAGTTCCTCAATTAATAACTTGGCCTAAGAAGGATGAATAA